In Fundulus heteroclitus isolate FHET01 chromosome 16, MU-UCD_Fhet_4.1, whole genome shotgun sequence, a single genomic region encodes these proteins:
- the LOC105932988 gene encoding zona pellucida sperm-binding protein 3: MERFGFTLLLGVMLSGLCRQSALALTALQYPQYPSLLRPRPQQSLLPSVEQQEPEPVNTVAVICHPDSLEVVITADMFAVGSPVDSRELRLGVEDNEFCRATATSAEEYRIVVGLDSCGTKHWMTKDSLVYTNLLMYSPLASPSGVVHMDDAVIPVECHYERKYGVSSSSLMPTWIPFVSTQSGVEMLQFSLKLMTNDWMYERGANVFYIGEPINLEASVRVGHHVGLRVFLSSCVATLQPAINSDPKYLFIENGCLTDSQLPDSKAQFFPRMRDDKLQLTINAFKFHNDDRRQLYITCHLTAVPVNDAEAPNKACTFMNGRWKSADGNDYLCGYCKAQNQVYGKSAIPGVVGPRGFGKVAPADSMWRSGLKPSHAAWEHEATVGPLTILPSSKSGFLPFEELPSVLQKLYRPALYGSHWRSGIQKTNLDKGLFHVHSTSELDAENETDLKDDLDEAGLYTEATKFNLKSLDVPLDKNATDFLYSGTPLRMEEPTAKNATTTETDLSDLVEPKK, encoded by the exons ATGGAGCGTTTTGGGTTTACCCTTCTTTTAGGGGTCATGCTTTCTGGGCTCTGCCGACAATCTGCTCTGGCTTTAACTGCCTTGCAGTACCCGCAGTATCCCTCTCTTCTGAGACCCCGGCCTCAGCAGAGCCTCTTGCCCTCCGTGGAGCAGCAGGAGCCAGAGCCGGTCAACACGGTCGCCGTCATCTGCCACCCTGACTCCCTGGAGGTGGTGATCACAGCTGACATGTTTGCAGTCGGCTCTCCGGTGGACAGTCGGGAGCTGCGTCTTGGCGTGGAGGACAACGAGTTCTGCAGGGCTACGGCTACTTCTGCTGAGGAGTACAGGATTGTTGTTGGGCTGGATAGCTGTGGCACTAAACACTGG ATGACGAAGGACTCCCTGGTCTACACAAACCTCCTAATGTACTCTCCTCTGGCCTCCCCCAGTGGGGTAGTTCACATGGATGATGCAGTAATCCCAGTTGAATGCCATTATGAAAG GAAGTATGGCGTATCCAGCTCTTCACTAATGCCAACTTGGATTCCCTTCGTCTCTACCCAATCTGGAGTGGAAATGTTGCAGTTTAGCTTGAAGCTAATGACCA atgACTGGATGTATGAAAGGGGTGCCAACGTGTTTTATATTGGTGAACCCATCAACCTCGAGGCCTCTGTGAGGGTTGGGCACCACGTGGGTCTCAGGGTGTTTCTGAGCAGTTGTGTGGCCACACTTCAACCAGCTATAAACTCTGATCCCAAATATCTCTTCATTGAAAATGG GTGCTTGACTGACTCCCAGCTTCCAGACTCGAAGGCTCAATTCTTCCCCAGAATGAGGGATGACAAACTGCAGTTGACCATAAACGCCTTCAAGTTCCACAATGATGATCGGAGACAG ctctACATCACATGTCACCTGACTGCTGTGCCAGTGAATGATGCTGAAGCTCCAAACAAAGCCTGTACTTTTATGAATGGAAG ATGGAAATCAGCTGATGGCAATGACTACTTGTGTGGTTATTGTAAAGCCCAAAACCAAGTGTATGGGAAGTCTGCCATTCCTGGGGTAGTCGGTCCCCGTGGCTTTGGAAAGGTTGCTCCTGCTGACTCCATGTGGAGGAGTGGACTGAAGCCCAGTCATG CTGCATGGGAACATGAGGCCACAGTGGGGCCACTGACTATTTTGCCATCCAGTAAAAGTGGATTTCTACCTTTTGAGGAACTCCCTAGTGTTCTCCAAAAACTCTACAGACCTGCGCTGTACGGCAGCCACTGGAGAAGTGGAATCCAAAAAACTA atctGGACAAAGGACTGTTTCACGTGCACTCTACCTCTGAACTGGATGCTGAAAATGAAACCGATCTGAAAG ATGATTTGGATGAAGCTGGACTTTACACTGAGGCTACTAAGTTCAACCTGAAGTCTTTGGATGTGCCACTGGACAAGAACGCCACAGACTTCCTTTACAGCGGCACCCCTCTTAGGATGGAGGAGCCTACAGCAAAGAATGCAACGACTACTGAAACTGACCTTTCTGATCTAGTTGaaccaaagaaataa